A genomic segment from Methanoplanus limicola DSM 2279 encodes:
- a CDS encoding DUF2178 domain-containing protein: protein MRRNTYFIIVAGIAFLELCLLWWSINNPPKPPGREILAILIAAGIIIALLLKGKTEDLPAGDERLHLINEKSAIKTLQITWVLLFSFAASSIVFIVNRGDFFIKHFLGFPFIQMLILFSVIVIFAAFRIYYTDKYGGFDSDEE, encoded by the coding sequence ATGAGACGAAACACATATTTCATAATAGTCGCAGGAATTGCATTCCTGGAGCTATGTCTCCTCTGGTGGTCTATAAACAATCCTCCAAAGCCGCCCGGAAGGGAAATTCTGGCAATATTAATCGCTGCCGGAATTATTATCGCACTTCTGCTTAAAGGAAAAACTGAGGATTTACCGGCGGGAGATGAAAGGCTTCATTTAATTAATGAGAAGTCCGCGATTAAAACGCTCCAGATCACCTGGGTTCTGCTTTTCTCCTTCGCAGCATCATCAATTGTTTTCATTGTAAACAGAGGAGACTTCTTCATAAAACATTTCCTTGGATTCCCGTTCATCCAGATGCTGATACTGTTTTCCGTAATTGTGATCTTTGCAGCATTCAGAATATATTACACAGATAAATACGGAGGATTCGACTCCGATGAGGAATAA
- a CDS encoding helix-turn-helix transcriptional regulator, with protein MRNNIKVFRAMNDMTQQDLAEKVGVTRQTILAIEKGKYDPSLSLAFKISRVFNVNVEDVFFYD; from the coding sequence ATGAGGAATAATATCAAGGTTTTCCGTGCAATGAATGATATGACACAGCAAGACCTTGCAGAAAAGGTAGGAGTTACAAGACAGACAATACTTGCAATAGAAAAAGGGAAATATGACCCTTCATTAAGCCTTGCCTTCAAAATATCAAGAGTATTTAATGTAAATGTAGAAGATGTATTCTTCTATGATTAA
- a CDS encoding ABC transporter permease — MIIKDIFFELSLRNIRLNFLRSLLAAIGIVIGVVAITSIGIMGANMTLSVTAQLSESGNIIMISPDSGGGSGGDMGRPGGNSGSSLDDDEYIDEKQLRTIEKITGAENLVVALYSESDTISAGGKDGRATIYGLDPSIIPELVEIAEGTYPVSISGVVVGPTLAERYDLKVGSRIKVGDEDEGQSTVKVNGILEEKGMSMDLNSDNAILADGKWFTSFYGGEGEYDQVNVIAADIDDIEELEEEIDRQLNYREDEVRIQDSGSMLERISESLGTITSFMTAIGAISLLVAAVSIFNVMMMSVTERIKEIGILRSIGTKRREIRRMFLYESLLLGIIGSVIGAVCSFIGGYALTFGMIGTTDYFFMPESMIYIPVGVFIGVMVCVLSGIYPAWRASNLDPIEALRAE; from the coding sequence ATGATAATTAAGGATATATTCTTTGAGCTGTCCCTCAGGAATATCAGGCTTAATTTTCTCCGTTCACTACTTGCAGCAATTGGTATTGTGATCGGTGTCGTTGCAATCACGTCAATCGGAATAATGGGCGCCAATATGACTCTCTCTGTTACTGCACAGCTTTCTGAGAGCGGCAACATTATAATGATCTCTCCGGACAGTGGAGGGGGCAGCGGTGGTGATATGGGAAGACCCGGTGGAAACAGTGGCAGTTCTTTAGATGACGATGAATATATTGATGAAAAGCAACTCAGAACCATTGAGAAAATTACCGGGGCTGAAAATCTTGTTGTTGCTCTATATTCGGAGTCTGATACTATAAGTGCCGGCGGTAAGGATGGCCGGGCAACGATATACGGTCTTGATCCCTCAATAATTCCTGAACTTGTTGAGATTGCGGAAGGTACATATCCTGTAAGCATCAGCGGTGTTGTTGTAGGGCCTACACTCGCAGAGAGATATGATCTTAAAGTCGGAAGCAGGATTAAGGTCGGAGATGAGGATGAGGGGCAGAGCACGGTCAAAGTCAATGGTATTTTAGAAGAGAAAGGTATGTCCATGGATTTAAATTCAGATAATGCCATTCTTGCGGACGGGAAATGGTTCACCTCATTTTACGGCGGTGAAGGTGAGTATGACCAGGTGAACGTGATTGCCGCAGATATAGATGATATTGAAGAACTTGAAGAGGAGATTGACAGGCAGCTCAATTACCGTGAAGATGAGGTGAGGATTCAGGACTCCGGATCAATGCTTGAGAGAATAAGTGAGTCACTTGGGACAATTACCTCGTTTATGACTGCAATTGGTGCGATTTCCCTTCTTGTTGCAGCGGTTTCCATCTTCAATGTGATGATGATGTCAGTTACTGAAAGAATAAAGGAGATTGGTATTTTAAGGAGTATCGGTACAAAGAGAAGGGAGATAAGAAGGATGTTTCTCTATGAATCACTGCTTCTTGGAATCATCGGTTCAGTTATAGGTGCGGTATGCAGTTTTATTGGCGGATATGCTCTGACATTCGGGATGATTGGCACAACGGATTATTTCTTTATGCCTGAGAGTATGATTTATATCCCGGTCGGAGTTTTTATTGGTGTTATGGTCTGTGTCCTGTCGGGAATATATCCTGCATGGAGGGCATCTAATCTTGATCCCATTGAGGCATTAAGGGCGGAATGA
- a CDS encoding ABC transporter ATP-binding protein — MTPEPVISLKNVTKVYVLPSDEVVALDDVSLDIQKGEFVAIMGPSGSGKSTLMNQIGCLDLPTSGALYIDGRNVRDLNDDELTELRRDKIGYIFQKFNLIPLLDLRENVEYPLILKHKKKDESGYPEKLLKMVGLEDKRFKHKPAEISGGQQQRVAVARALVNDPAILLCDEPTGNLDSKTSAQIMDMLTVLNREGRTIVMVTHEDDIAEYAQRKIVISDGRILSDNGRYLNDN; from the coding sequence ATGACTCCGGAACCTGTAATCAGCCTTAAGAATGTGACAAAAGTGTATGTTCTTCCGTCTGATGAAGTGGTGGCTCTTGATGATGTTTCGCTTGATATCCAAAAAGGTGAGTTTGTTGCAATAATGGGGCCTTCGGGTTCAGGGAAGTCAACGCTTATGAACCAGATCGGGTGCCTTGATCTCCCTACATCAGGGGCTCTCTATATTGACGGCAGAAATGTCCGTGATCTGAATGATGATGAGCTGACTGAACTGAGAAGGGACAAGATCGGGTATATCTTCCAGAAGTTCAACTTAATTCCGCTCCTCGATCTCAGGGAGAATGTGGAGTATCCCCTCATCCTGAAGCATAAAAAAAAGGACGAGTCCGGGTATCCTGAGAAACTTCTTAAAATGGTAGGTCTTGAGGATAAGAGATTTAAGCATAAACCGGCTGAAATTTCCGGTGGTCAGCAGCAGAGGGTTGCGGTGGCAAGGGCACTTGTAAACGATCCGGCTATTCTTTTATGTGATGAGCCCACCGGAAATCTGGATTCAAAGACCAGTGCACAGATTATGGATATGCTGACAGTTCTCAACCGAGAGGGCAGAACCATCGTGATGGTCACTCATGAGGATGATATTGCCGAATATGCGCAAAGGAAAATTGTGATCTCGGACGGACGCATTCTGAGTGATAACGGGAGGTACCTGAATGATAATTAA
- a CDS encoding COG1361 S-layer family protein: protein MNSQRIFSGILIFLIAVSFCGIVSADDSGSSAYTYVAVTDVDISPEVFVKGDTGIITVTVKNTGTESVSINRAELYSSDISVVNDDAYDTVTPIGAGNEMKFSFTVDADAPDGIYYPRFYLDYTGSNSFSYNIPVKIESTGLSISVIDSPDSWQNGNEDQIILLIGNPRENAVKGVELSPSGEGVTSGQTSYFIGNLDPDESREIKFDITPADAEYIKFDALWRNGINKHISSVSIPVFYGDDKTGAEPILNNVKTTTSGSYSTVSGDITNAGLEDAMSIVVTVGSPAVPVDPYKMYVIGSLEPDDFSSFDLTYTLQSGKNTGEMPVIITYKDLNGNGYEKEYSVSSGSGSAVSSDSSSPDSFEGGSNAPRGGGGMMGGMGGGFSKIPILEIVVIIIAGLGLVVVWKKGYIKKGSEAVKAKLGKGKK, encoded by the coding sequence ATGAATAGTCAAAGAATATTTTCAGGAATTTTAATATTCCTTATTGCAGTGTCTTTCTGCGGGATTGTGTCGGCAGATGATTCCGGAAGCAGTGCCTACACCTATGTTGCAGTAACTGACGTGGATATATCACCGGAAGTTTTTGTAAAAGGTGATACCGGAATAATTACAGTTACTGTAAAAAATACAGGCACAGAATCGGTCTCTATAAACCGTGCCGAACTATATTCCAGCGATATATCGGTGGTAAACGATGATGCCTATGACACCGTAACCCCTATTGGTGCAGGCAATGAGATGAAGTTCTCATTCACTGTGGATGCCGATGCTCCGGACGGGATTTACTACCCGAGATTTTATCTTGATTATACAGGTTCAAACAGTTTTTCCTATAATATCCCTGTAAAAATTGAGAGCACAGGACTGTCTATATCTGTAATTGATTCACCTGATTCATGGCAGAATGGTAATGAGGATCAGATAATCCTTCTCATTGGCAATCCAAGGGAGAATGCAGTAAAAGGAGTTGAGCTCTCTCCTTCAGGAGAGGGAGTCACATCTGGCCAGACAAGTTATTTTATCGGAAATCTTGATCCAGATGAGTCACGTGAGATAAAATTTGATATTACGCCGGCGGATGCTGAATATATTAAATTTGATGCTTTATGGAGAAACGGCATAAATAAGCATATCTCCTCAGTTTCTATTCCTGTATTCTATGGTGATGACAAAACAGGTGCAGAACCGATCTTAAACAATGTGAAGACCACAACATCGGGAAGCTACTCTACTGTCAGTGGTGACATCACCAATGCCGGACTTGAGGATGCAATGTCAATAGTTGTTACAGTTGGTTCTCCGGCAGTTCCTGTTGATCCGTATAAGATGTATGTGATAGGTTCCCTTGAACCTGATGACTTCTCAAGTTTTGATCTCACTTATACGCTGCAGAGTGGTAAAAATACAGGTGAAATGCCTGTAATAATCACATACAAAGACCTGAACGGGAATGGCTATGAGAAGGAGTATTCCGTTTCATCAGGTTCGGGGTCTGCTGTATCTTCAGATTCTTCATCACCGGATTCCTTTGAAGGTGGTTCAAACGCTCCACGAGGCGGAGGTGGCATGATGGGCGGTATGGGCGGAGGCTTTTCAAAGATTCCAATCCTTGAGATCGTTGTCATCATCATTGCCGGCCTTGGACTTGTAGTTGTGTGGAAGAAAGGGTACATAAAAAAAGGATCTGAAGCAGTGAAGGCAAAACTTGGTAAGGGGAAGAAGTGA
- a CDS encoding mechanosensitive ion channel family protein — protein MRKNTLVIIIIYISAILLLIAEIYVYSDKNIQNAFYSAFSLASVLTAVKILNEYILEKRIKDTRSYYNLKKAISIIAALLLLTIIFRIWVENTESLLLSYGIIVAGIAIALQDIFKDFVGGISIIILSSFRVGDRIEINGITGDVIDIGIMNTTMMEISGPGKFDRISGKIVTVPNGLILSNTILNFTRDHNYVWDSIIVPITYDSDISLAEKLLLKAANKETEAISKKANEEFWNIGRKYYLPEKPTETSVMISLTDNWIEFEIRYICGVRSLTLTRNLISRDILRIVRENPNVKIAGESLSITGEHKIEIISEN, from the coding sequence ATGAGGAAAAACACATTAGTAATCATAATAATCTATATCTCTGCAATACTTCTTCTGATTGCAGAAATATATGTATATTCTGACAAAAATATCCAGAATGCATTCTACTCAGCATTTTCCCTGGCATCGGTTCTTACAGCTGTGAAAATTCTCAACGAATATATTCTTGAGAAGAGAATAAAAGACACCAGATCATATTACAACCTGAAAAAAGCCATATCCATCATTGCAGCCCTGTTATTGCTCACTATAATCTTCAGAATATGGGTTGAAAATACAGAATCTCTTCTTTTGTCATATGGAATTATAGTTGCAGGGATTGCAATCGCCCTTCAGGACATATTCAAAGACTTTGTAGGAGGAATATCAATAATTATACTCAGCAGTTTCAGAGTTGGTGACAGAATTGAGATAAACGGAATTACAGGCGATGTTATAGACATAGGAATAATGAATACAACAATGATGGAAATTTCCGGACCTGGAAAATTCGACAGAATATCAGGAAAAATTGTGACTGTACCAAACGGATTAATTCTGTCCAATACAATTTTAAACTTCACCAGGGACCACAACTATGTATGGGACAGCATAATCGTACCGATTACATATGACAGTGACATTTCACTCGCAGAAAAACTGTTACTAAAAGCTGCAAACAAAGAAACAGAGGCAATATCTAAGAAGGCAAATGAAGAATTCTGGAATATAGGCAGGAAGTATTACCTTCCGGAAAAACCGACAGAAACTTCAGTCATGATCAGTCTCACCGATAACTGGATAGAATTTGAGATCAGATATATCTGCGGGGTAAGATCACTTACACTTACGAGAAACTTAATATCAAGAGATATTCTGAGGATAGTCAGAGAGAATCCCAATGTAAAAATAGCAGGCGAAAGCCTCTCGATCACCGGAGAGCATAAAATTGAGATAATATCAGAGAATTAA